CATCAAGGAAGGCACGCGGGTACAGGTGGATGTTGACGAAAAGGCACACAAGATCATCCTGACGCCCATCACCAGCGAATATATCCAGAGCATGCAGGGGCGGTATCGCGGGAAGGGCCTGCTGAAGGCCCTGGCAGCCGAGAAGAAGCGTGAGAAGGAGTTGTAAGTGTCAAGGAAGTCAAAAGCGTATGTGCTCGATGCCTGGGCTGTGCTGGCCTATCTCGAAGATGAGAAGGTGGGCCCGAAAGTGGCCGAGCTGATGGGCACGGCGATCGAGCAGGGTGCCCCCTTGCTGATGTGCGTCGTGAACGCCGCCGAGGTCTGGTACATCCTCGCGCGCGAGGTTTCAGAAGCGGATGCCGAGAAGAGCATCCAGACCCTGCGTCAGATGGGGGTGCAGTTCGTGGACGCCGACTGGAATCTTGCCCGGCAGGCCGGCGCCCTCAAGTCGAAGCACCGGATGTCATTCGCGGACTGCTTCGCGGCCGCCCTCGCGCTGCAACACAAGGCGGAACTGGTAACGGGCGACAGGGAGTTCAAGCAGGTCGAG
This is a stretch of genomic DNA from Nevskiales bacterium. It encodes these proteins:
- a CDS encoding AbrB/MazE/SpoVT family DNA-binding domain-containing protein codes for the protein MDTYMTVKGQIVIPAKVRRRFGIKEGTRVQVDVDEKAHKIILTPITSEYIQSMQGRYRGKGLLKALAAEKKREKEL
- a CDS encoding type II toxin-antitoxin system VapC family toxin, whose product is MSRKSKAYVLDAWAVLAYLEDEKVGPKVAELMGTAIEQGAPLLMCVVNAAEVWYILAREVSEADAEKSIQTLRQMGVQFVDADWNLARQAGALKSKHRMSFADCFAAALALQHKAELVTGDREFKQVESEVRVRWLE